In one window of Fusobacteria bacterium ZRK30 DNA:
- a CDS encoding DMT family transporter, whose amino-acid sequence MEEKGYGFAFLAGITWGTIGIISYYLGQTGVGPFEITFLRLFSAFLPMFIFYMVRDKEKLKIKKESIKHALLIGIISQGIMGIGMYQCIVRTSVTVGVIMSCTGPLFTALLSRIFFNEKITLFKGISLTLGFYGAFLIVTGGDISVLNTNGFGLLMGAISGLSYGFFPILSKRIPKGSNSLGILIYSFLIGAVFVVPMLDIKILIKALSFEMIGFSLMLGIISTILAYVFYTKALQFISPTKAAIVSLVELPTAAVIGHFFLKEYLYPINILGIFILLTGVIISKIKFPARKNIKRKSFFHTLMIIFL is encoded by the coding sequence ATGGAAGAGAAGGGTTATGGGTTTGCATTTTTAGCGGGGATAACTTGGGGAACTATTGGGATCATATCATATTATTTGGGACAAACAGGAGTCGGCCCCTTTGAAATAACATTTTTAAGATTATTTTCTGCATTTCTTCCCATGTTTATTTTTTATATGGTCAGAGATAAAGAAAAATTAAAGATAAAAAAAGAAAGTATTAAACATGCTCTTTTAATTGGAATAATAAGTCAGGGCATAATGGGGATAGGAATGTATCAGTGCATTGTGAGGACCTCTGTAACTGTTGGTGTAATAATGTCATGTACAGGTCCGCTTTTTACAGCTCTCCTATCCAGGATATTTTTTAATGAGAAAATAACTTTATTTAAAGGGATATCCTTAACTCTGGGATTTTATGGAGCATTTTTAATTGTCACAGGGGGAGATATATCAGTTTTAAATACAAATGGATTTGGCCTTCTTATGGGGGCAATCTCGGGGTTGTCCTATGGTTTTTTTCCTATATTAAGTAAAAGAATCCCTAAAGGTTCCAACTCTTTAGGAATTCTCATATATAGTTTCTTGATTGGGGCTGTTTTTGTAGTCCCTATGTTGGATATAAAAATTTTAATAAAAGCATTAAGCTTTGAAATGATAGGCTTTTCTCTCATGTTAGGTATTATTTCCACTATTTTAGCTTATGTTTTTTATACTAAAGCACTCCAATTTATCAGCCCTACAAAGGCAGCTATTGTATCTTTAGTAGAACTTCCTACTGCTGCTGTTATAGGTCATTTTTTCTTAAAAGAGTACCTTTATCCTATAAATATTCTGGGAATATTTATTTTATTGACAGGGGTAATAATTTCTAAAATAAAATTTCCTGCAAGAAAAAACATTAAAAGGAAAAGTTTTTTTCATACCCTGATGATCATATTTCTATAA
- a CDS encoding YjjG family noncanonical pyrimidine nucleotidase, with product MKYEIIIFDADETLFDFKKSEKKAFESTIIDFGIEYEENYHFKIYKEINTAIWKELEDGLITQKKLKTERFKRLSKKLNIQFNEVDFAKLFMKYLSQASFLYEESEELVKNLTKNYRLTIITNGLSAVQDNRIKKSIIAEYFEDIVVSEEIGISKPNPEIFQHALNNINYTDKNKVLIVGDSLTSDIQGGINFGIDTCWFNPTMNLNNVGIEPTYVISDLMELKDILKK from the coding sequence ATAAAATATGAAATTATAATATTTGATGCAGACGAAACTTTATTTGACTTTAAAAAATCCGAAAAGAAAGCTTTTGAAAGTACTATCATTGATTTTGGCATAGAATACGAGGAGAATTACCACTTTAAAATATATAAGGAAATAAATACAGCCATCTGGAAGGAGCTTGAGGATGGACTTATCACACAGAAAAAATTAAAAACAGAAAGATTTAAACGGTTATCAAAAAAATTAAATATTCAATTTAATGAAGTTGACTTTGCAAAATTATTTATGAAATACCTGTCACAGGCATCTTTTTTATATGAGGAGAGTGAGGAGCTTGTTAAAAACTTAACTAAAAACTACAGACTCACTATCATTACAAATGGTCTTAGTGCAGTCCAGGATAATAGGATAAAAAAATCTATCATTGCCGAATATTTTGAGGATATAGTAGTTTCTGAAGAGATTGGTATATCCAAGCCAAATCCGGAAATATTTCAACATGCTTTAAATAATATTAACTATACCGATAAAAATAAGGTATTAATCGTTGGAGACAGCCTGACATCTGACATCCAGGGTGGAATAAATTTTGGCATAGATACATGCTGGTTTAACCCAACAATGAACTTAAACAATGTAGGGATAGAACCGACCTACGTTATCTCTGATTTAATGGAACTAAAAGATATATTAAAAAAATAA